The genomic segment CGATCGTGTGTCTCTCTTTTTTTGTCACCAATGGGGTGTAACCACTAACTACTAACCACTAACTACTAACCACTAACTACTAACCACTAACTACTAACCACTAACTACTAACCACTAACTACTAACCACTAACTACTAACTACTAACTACTAACTACTCGCCTTGCTAGTGTGCAGGTGATGTATTATAATAATCATATATTTTATGTTTTTTATTTTAGGGAGGTACGATTATGACGAAAGAAGAGTTAGTACAGGTCGTTAAAGATATGATAGCAGCGCCTTCCTGTTATGGCGCGTTGAAAGAGCTGGGAGCGGAGTGGCTCAATGCAGTCGGCACGGAAAAAGAGGTCGCTGTATTCAAGAAACTGCTCGCTGAAGTGGAAGGTGATATCATGCCTGTTGACGGAGTGATTGCCTTTGCGGGATCGTCGGCTGGCATCTCCCTTTTCGGCGAAGAAAAAGCGAAAGCCCTTTTGGCGCATGCCGAAGAAATTAAGGCGGCAGGTGCTGTGTATTGCGATTGTCCGGCCTGTTCTGCCGGTATTAAACTATTAGAAAATAAGGGCGTAATTCTGGGGTAAGCAATTGGTTTTCATTAGAGAACACGGCTGTGTTTTTGTACGGCCGCGTTCTTTTTTTGCATTATGTTCGGACAGGAGGATTATGATGGCTCATATTTTACCTTTTAAGGGAATTTATCCTACCATTCATCATACTGCCGTGTTAGCTGACACGGCGGTCATCATCGGCGATGTCACCTTGGGACCGGGTGTCAGTATCTGGCCGAATGCCGTTATTCGCGGTGATTTCAGTGCGATTACAGTCGGCGCTTACACGAATATACAGGATAACGTTACCGTTCACTCCGATATTCGCACGCCTCATCATATTGGCGATCATGTACTGATCGGACACAACGCCATTATCCACGGACAGTCCATCGGCGCCGGCGCGTTGATCGGTATGGGCGCCGTGCTGATGAGCTACAGCAGCATCGGTGAAAACTCCATTATCGGCGCCGGCACGATTATTACGCAGGGGAAACAAATCCCGGCCGATTCGCTGGTATACGGAAATCCCTTCCGTATTATCCGTTCCGTTACGGAAGAGGAAAAGGAAGAGACTCGCAAAGAAGTAGAGGCATATCACCAGTTGAGTTTGCAATATCCTATGTGGAAGGGGTCTTGGTAATGTTTTCGTATGAAATGCCGACGAAAGTATTTTTCGGCAGAGATTGTCTGCAACATTCGGGAGAAGCGATCAGCGCATTAGGGCATAAAGCCATGCTTGTAACCGGACGCCGTTCAGCAAAGGCCAATGGCGCACAAGATGCTGTGCAAGCGTGTTTGCGGAACTTGGAAATAGACTGGTGCCTTTTTGATGAAGTTGAAAGCAATCCGTCGATTGAGACTGTGCGACGGGCCGCAAATTTGGCCAAGGCGGAAGCCTGTGATGTTATCATCGCCATTGGCGGCGGTTCACCGATGGATGCAGGCAAAGTGATTGCGCTGCTTTGTACGAATACATTGGATGATGAACGTCTTTTTACAGGACCCTATGCTCGGCCTTTGCCAATCGTAACGGTACCGACGACAGCGGGAACCGGTAGCGAGGTGACAAAAGTCGGCGTACTGACGAATCATTGTAAGGGGACAAAGGAATCGGTTGCCGATCCCCTTCTTTTCCCGACTCTTTCTTATGTTGATCCGTCTTTTACGATGAGCGTCAGTGAGAAGGTGACGATTGATACCGCCATTGATGCGTTGTCGCATGCCGTTGAAGGCTATCTTTCGAAAAGGGCGACGCCCATGAGTGACGTCTGGGCTGAAGAAGCGATGCGGTTTATCGGCGGCCATCTGACGGAACTGAAAGGGAAGCTTCCCTATTCTGTGCGCGAAGATTTGTTGTACGGATCGATGTTGGCAGGGATTACGATTGCGCAGACGGGAACGACGTTGGTACATGGCATGGGGTACCAGTTGACATATTATAAAGATTTATCCCATGGCCGTGCCAACGGGCTGCTGCTTCCCGCGTATATGGCGTTAATGTCGGAAACGATGCCGCATAAGACGGAACGCATATGGGATATCCTGAGCCTTTCCGGAATTACGGATTTCAGGGCGTTAATGGTTGATTTGATGCCTGAACACGTAGCGCTGACTGCGGCGGAAATCGATGCGTATGTGGAGTTGACCATGCGGAAGACCTCGGTGGCAGTAACGGCGTATCCTGTTACGGCCGCTGTCGTTGCCGAGTTGTACAAGAGTCTGTCGTAAGGCGTGGAAGAAATTTCGGCAGGTATGATATAATAATAAACTAAAGTAGAGATTACCTTAAGCAAGAGGAGAAATGCAATGGCAGAATTATTAGCACCGGCAGGGTCGCTGTCGCATGTTTGGACGGCGATCAACGCCGGCGCCGATGCCGTTTATTTAGGCGGCAAAGCTTTCGGTGCCAGGAAATTCGCACATAATTTGGATCACCGTGAGCTGGAGAGAGCCGTTGAAACGGCGCATATGTTTGGCGTCAAGGTTTACGTGACTGTCAATATCGTTATTGCCGATACGGAACGGGAAGACTTGAAAGCGTATTTGCAGTATCTGGACGTTATTGCCGTTGACGGGGTCATCGTCCAGGATCTTGCCGTCGCCGCACTGGCGCGTGATGTGGCGCCTGCGCTTCCGCTGCACGGCAGCACCCAGATGACTATTGCCGACCTGGCAGGCGTGCGGCAGTTGGAGGCCCTGGGATTTACGCAAGTCGTTTTGGCAAGAGAACTGTCATTGCCGGAGATTTCCTCTATTTGCAGTCAAACGAAGATGGCCGTCGAGGTTTTCATTCACGGCGCTTCTTGTATGTCCTATTCGGGGCAATGCCTGATGAGCAGTTTTATGGGCGGCCGCAGCGGTAATCGCGGTTCTTGCGCGCAGCCCTGCCGCCTGCCATTCCGACTCCTAAGGGACGACAAAGCGGTGACGACGAAGGACGTCTATTTGCTGAGCTTGAAAGATCTGTGCGCGGCAGCGTATATTCCGGACCTCGTGGCCGCCGGCGTTTCGTCCTTTAAAATTGAAGGCAGAATGAAAAATAACGGGTATGTCCGAAATACGGTTTTCGCTTATCGGCGCATTTTGGATTCCTGTACGTTGCCGGAGCGAAAGCGGCAAGAAGCTGTAGAAGAAGGCCTTCAACTGCTCAGGGAAACATTTAATCGTTCCTATCAGGCAGATTTTTTGGCCTACACGGTCGGGAGGAAGACCGTTACGGAAGGGGAGAGCGGCAACAGGGGCATGTATGCAGGCGTCTTGTTGGAATGGAACGAAAGGGAAGGACTTGCCGCGTTGACAACGGAGCTTCAGGCCGGAGATATCGTCAAGGTCTGTCATTCCGACGGCAGAGAACGAATTGATGAAATAAAAGCCGTCAATCCGTCAAAGGAGAAGGGGAGTATCCTGGAATTTCGCTGCCGTGATTTGTTTCCGGGGGATTTGTATCGCCTCGCGCGGCAGACGGATCGGGAACAGTCCGCTGAAGCGCTGCGGCAGTCGATCCCGCTGTATTGCCATTTGGGAACGACTGCCGACGGTCGTTTGGTTCTCACTGTTTGGGATGAAGCGGGGCATAGCGGCGAAGTTTATTCCGCTTATGTGCCGGAACCGGCGCATAAGCGTCCGGCGACGCGGCTTTGGCTGAAGACACAGCTTGACCGGTTGGGCGACACCGTTTTTTCATTGGCCGATGCAACCATATGGGATGAAACGATGATGATTCCCTCCAGTGTCATCAATGAGTTGCGCCGTCGAGCTGTTGAGTTGATGAAAGCGGAAATACGCGGCGAGTATAAACGCCCCCGCAGCGGTCAGGCCGTTTCTCTGGCCAGCCCCGTCAGCGGGGAGGCGCTGGAGGCTATGGAGGTTACGGTCCGTTGTGACACGGTTGCGGCTGTAAAGGCAGCTGCCGCCAATGGCGCTGATCGGGTCATTTTCGGCGGTGAATCCTATCATCACCGCCCGTTCGGAATCGCCGAATGGCGTGAAGCCGCCGCCGCCGTACGTGCCTACGGCTGTCAGTTATGGGCGTCGACGCCGCGGATAGAACGGCAAGAGAATGCGGAGGCCGTCAGCAGAGAATTGGCGCTTGCCGCCGCTTGCCATATAGACGGCGTATATATCGGCGCCTTAGGCGCTATGGAATTGTTGCGGCAGCTGCGTATCGACTTGCCTGTTAACGGCGATATGTACTTGAATATTTTTAATGCGACGGCAGCAGCGTATGTAGCCATGGGTTGTACGGGTCTTGCTCTTTCACCGGAACTGACGCTGCGGCAAATCGGAGAAATCGCGGCAGAGCTTGCTGTTCCCGTGGAGATCTGCGTTGCCGGCCGGCAGGAATTGATGGTAACGGAATATTGTCCTATAGCCGCATTTGCCGGCACAGGTCGGAAGCGGTCATGTCCCGCTGTCTGCATGACCGGGCATTTTTCGTTGGCAGACAGAAAAGGTGAATCATTTCCGCTTATGACGGATCAATATTGCAGGACGCATATTTTAAACGGGAAAGAGCTGAATATAGTTCCTTATTACCGCGACCTGCAAAAAATGCAGGCGATGCGCTTGCGGCTCGAAGCTCGCGGCTGCAGTCCGCAGTGGGTTGCGGCGACAGTGCGTCAGTACCGGAAAATTTGTGACGGTACGGAAACGATGCTTTTTACCAAAGACGACAGACATGTCACGCGCGGACATTTCTTTCACAGCATTATAGGAAAGTAGGCGTATCAATAGAATGAATAACCGAAGTATCCGCATTCTCGGATTTTATCAAATACAGAATATGCTCATTCAGCTGGCGCCTTCCAAGGTGTCGAAAGAGATCGCCAAGCATTTGCGTCCCAGCAGTGATGCGGATATGGTCCGGACAAGTCTGAATGATACGGAAGAAGCCCTGCATTGTCTGCAACGTGAAGGAACGGCTCCTTTCGGCGGCATTACCGAAATTAGGCCGGCTTTGGAAAAAGCGAAACGCAGTGTGACTTTGGAAGGTTATGAATGCGTCGATATTTGGCTGAACTTACAGCGCTACGGCGAAATTCACCGTTTTTTTTCCGAGAAAAGGGAAGCGTACAGTCAATTAGCGGAGCGAGCTGAAGGGATTGCCGATTTCACGATGCTCATTCATTCTTTTGCTTCCGTATTTGACAAGGACCACCAGTTGCGCGACAATGCGTCTCCTGAATTGCTCCGTCTTCGCAATCGCATCAATGATCTGGAGCGGCAGACAAAGCGATATATGAACGGCGTTCTCAACAATAAGGAGTATCAGAAATATTTTCAGGATGTTTTGGTAACAGTTCGCAATAATCGGTATGTCGTACCGATCAAGCAGGAATACAGGCACGCTTTTCCCGGCATTGTTCACGATACCTCTGCCAGCGGCGCGACGCTCTATGTAGAACCGTTGGCCATTGTGCAGGCGAATAATGACTTACAAACGGCACGCTTAGGCGAGAGCAGGGAAATTGAGCGGATCTTTCATCGACTTACGGCCGCCGTCGCCGAGGAGTATGAAGCGATCCGCACGGCGACGCAGGCAGTGGGGCAGCTGGAATTCGCTTTTGCCAAGGCTCAGCTGGCTGTTCGCATGAAAGCGGTCAGACCTGAAATATCGCCGACAGGCACAGTCAAACTCTATCAGGCCAGGCACCCCTTAATCGACGGCGACTGCGTTGTTCCGAATACGATCTTTCTCGGCGGCGATTACCGGATATTGCTGATTACGGGGTCAAATACCGGCGGGAAGACGGTTGCCATGAAAACGTTGGGGCTAATCGTTTTAATGCACCAGGCGGGACTGTTCATTCCGGGTCTCGACGGTTCGGAATTGCCGGTTTTTCGCAACGTTTTTGCCGATATCGGTGACGAACAGGATATTGCGCAAAATTTAAGCACCTTTTCCAGTCACATGAAGCAGCTCATTTACATCATTAACCACAGCGGTCCCGCCGATCTGATTCTGGCTGATGAGCTCGGTTCGGGAACAGATCCGGCCGAAGGCAGCGCCATTGCCATTGCGATCATGGAAGCACTTTATGAAAAGGGCGCGCTCGTCATGGTTACGACCCATTACAATGATTTGAAAAACTATGCCTATCAGACTGCCGGCATTGAAAACGGCCATGTCGAATTTGATGTGGAAACGTTGCGTCCTACGTATAAGCTCCGCATCGGTTCCGCCGGCAGCAGTCACGCTTTCAGCATCAGCGAGCGTCTCGGCATGCCGTTGCCGGTCTTGGCTAAGGCGCGGGAACTGCGCAGCCGGTCGCAAGATGTTGATATGGAAGCGATTTTGACCAAGCTCAATGCGCAATCTCAGCAAATGGATGAAGAACAACAGCAGCTGGAGCAACGATTGGCTGCAGTGCGGCAGCTGGAGGCGGAATTGCGTCACGAAAAGGATAAAGCGGCGGAAAAACGGCAGGACATCATTGCCGCCAGCAGGCGTGAAGCGATGGAATTAAAGCGGAGCCTGCGCTTGGAATCGGAGCGGATCATCCGCGAATTAAAACAGCAGGCCAGAGAAGGCGGAGAAAGTGACAGAGCCAAGGCGATCGATAAAGCGCGCCGCGCTGTTCAGCAGATCTCGTTGCCGGCAGAGGAAAAGCAGCGGCGTGATCCGGTCGATATGGCTCGGCTGAAGGTGGGGCAGCTAGTCTTTATTAATTCTCTTGACGGTTTGGGAACGGTTACGGAATGCAGAGGAAAGAAGGCGACCGTCTCTGTTCGAGGGATGACTGTGCGGGTGACGGATAAGGATATTAGCGCACCGTTTTTGGAAGAATTGAAACAGGAACGGCGGGCTGAAAAGAAAGCGGCGGCAGAATCGTCATTCAGGCCTGTACGGACCGTTCAGGTCAACACGGAAATCAACATTATCGGCAAGACGGGACAGGAAGCGATTCCTCTGGTGGAGCGTTTTTTGGATCAGGCGTTATCGGCAGGCTTCAGTCCTGTGCGTATCATTCACGGCAAAGGAAGCGGCGCATTGCGACGACAGATTCACGATTTTTTGTCGGAACAACCTTTTGTCACGCGTTTCGCACCGGAAGATTCGCAAAATGGCGGCGACGGAGTGACGCTTGTTTACTTTTAGCGGCAGCAATTTGATGAAGGTATAGTGAAGGGGCAGATAGAGATGAAAGAGTTGGAAGAAAAGATTTTGCAGGACGGGACAATCATTGATAATCGTATTTTGAAAGTTGATAATTTTTTGAACCAACAAATTGACGTTTCCCTGATGCTGCGCATGGGGCAGGAACTTGCCGCAAAGTTTCGCGATTGTAAGATTGATAAGATCGTGACGATCGAGTCTTCCGGCATTGCCGTGGCAATGGCGGTCTCCATCGCCTTAGGTAACGTCCCCGTCGTTTTTGCCAGAAAAAAAGCGTCGCTACTGATGAACGACGGCATGTATATGACGGAAATCTATTCTTATACCAAAGAAGAGACCTATATGGCATCAATCAGCAAACGATTTATTGCCAAAGGCGAGGATATTTTGCTTATTGATGATTTTTTAGCCAGCGGTACGGCGGCGTTGGGACTGTCGCATTTAGTCGAAGCAGGCGGCGCCCATATTGCCGGGATCGGTATTGTCATTGAAAAATCTTTTCAACCGGGACGGCATCTCTTGGAAGCGGCAGGCTTTCACGTTGAATCACTGGCGCGAATTCAGTGCTTTGAGAATAACCGGCCTGTCTTTGCACGGGACTGAAACAAAAAAACGCTCTAGAATCAGAGCGTTTTTTTGTTTCCGCTTTATATAACCAGTTGGCTGAATACGTTGCCGATGGCGTCGGAAATGACCAGATCGGCGGAGGTGTCAAAATCGGTCGGCGATTTGTTGATAAGAACCAGCTTATGCCCTTTGTAGTAGCGGATGAAACCGGCTGCAGGATAGACGACGAGCGATGTGCCGCCGATGATCAGCATGTCGGCGTGACTGATGTAGTAGAGCGCTTGTTCGACGACGCTGTTGTCGAGGCCCTCTTCATAGAGGACGACATCGGGCTTGACCGGACCGCCGCAGGCATTGCAGACGGGAACGGAATCGGCAGCTTTCATATAGTGGGCGTCAAAAAATTTATGACAATGCTCGCAGTAATTTCGATGGACACTGCCGTGCAGTTCCAGCACGTTTTTACTGCCGCCTTTCTGGTGGAGACCGTCGATATTTTGCGTAATGACAGCTTTTAACTTTCCGGCCCGTTCCAATTCGGCGAGTTTCAAATGGGCGGCGTTCGGCCGGGCGTCGAGACAGAGCATTTTGTCGTGGTAGAAGCGGAAAAATTCGTCTTTATTATGAACGTAAAACGTATGGCTGAGGATTGTTTCGGGACGGAATTTGTAGTGTTGATTATAGAGACCGTCAACGCTGCGGAAATCGGGAATGCCGCTTTCCGTCGAGACACCGGCGCCGCCGAAAAAAACGATATTATCCGATTCTTTGACCATAGCACAAAATTTTTCGATATCTGTCATTATCTGTTCCCCCTTTTAAATCGCAAAGGTATCCTGCAACAATGCGAGACCGCTTTTACTTTTGAAGAAGCGCTCTGCTGCAGCCATGATTCCCGTTGCTGTCAGACCGTCTTCATAAGCGTTGACCAGGAAATCGGCTTCCAGCAGAAGCTGCCAATCAATACCGTTTACACCGGTGTAGGTATGATGATGGCCGATGAGAAAACAGACGCGGTCGATCAATGCGGCATCATCGGTCAGGCTGGTGAGTATCTTACGCGCTTCGACGGGGCCCGTCTTTTCTTGAAACTTACCGGCAGCGGAACCGTACTGTTTTTCCGCCTGATGAATTCCTATATCATGCAGAATCGCCGCCGTGTTCAGGATCTCTTTCGTTCTGCCGTCAATGCCTTCCAGGGAAGCAAGCAGATCGGCATAGGCATAGACCTTTAACAGGTGTTGTATGCGTCGGGCGTCTCCCCGGTCATAGGCGATCACTTTTTTCAAGAGTAATGCTGTATCCATTAGCACCCTTCTTCCTTTTGTTATCACTATATCATGATTATGATGATTCTGCCACCGATGGAAAAAAAGGCGAGAAACAGGAGTCGGATAAATATGAAATAAATGTCGTATAATTTCATATTATGAAATTTCATATTGAGGAAATAATTTGTAAAAAAATAGAGAAAAAAGGAAAAAAATAGGAAAATAAGAGATTTTTTTGGTAGATAATAAAATGATGATATAGAAAAAACCTATTCTATGCCAAATCAATAAGATATAATCAGGTATAATTATTGACATTAAACAGAAAAAATATTACTATTTCTATATATGAAAACGAGTTTTATGTTTTGACTTGGCAACGATTGCGTGCTGGGGGAGCAATCGGCCGGTCTCATCTAAGGAGAGGAAGATTTATTATGGAGTCCAGTTTTTTTGATTCATTATCGCCTGTCGTTATGCCTGTTCTTGACTGGCTTGACGGGTTTTTGTATTACCCCGTTCTCGTTGTCGTGCTATTGATTGCCGGTCTGTATTTTACGTCGTTGACGGGATTGGTACAGTTTCGGATGTTTGCTGAAAGCATTCGCGTCGTCGCGGAAAAGCCGCAGACTGAAGGCGCCATTTCCTCTTTTCAGGCGCTGATGGTTTCCACGGCGTCCCGAGTCGGTACCGGTAATATTGTCGGTGTTTCGACGGCTATCTGTCTGGGCGGCGCCGGGGCCGTGTTCTGGATGTGGGTCGTAGCCGTTATCGGTGGCGCCAGTGCCTTTATTGAAAGCACCTTGGCGCAGATTTACAAAAAAAAGGATTCACAGGGCGGCAGCTACGGCGGTCCGGCGTATTATATCGAAAATGCGCTGCACAGTCGCTTTTTTGCCGTTATTTTTGCCGGATTGCTGATTATGACCTATGCAGTCGGTTTTAATCTGGTCGCTTCTTTCAACTTGCAGTCGACTTTTGCCGTATACAGCTTTTATAATCCCGATTCGACACCGATGGTGATTGGGGCCGTGTTGGCCGTTATTACAGGGTACTGCATTATTGGCGGCGGCAAGCGCATCGTTCATACTGCAGCGCTTATCGTTCCGCTCATGGGGCTGATTTATGTTCTTGCCGCCGTTATCGTCATCATCATGAATATTTCAATCTTGCCGCACGTTTTCGCCATGATCTTGTCCGATGCCTTTAATTTTGAGGCCATTTTCGGCGGCATTTCCGGTTCCTGTCTGCTGTACGGCGTTAAGCGCGGTCTTTTTTCCAATGAAGCCGGTATCGGATCGGCGCCGAATGCGGCGGCCACGGCTGATGTCAGTCATCCCGTAAAACAGGGGCTGGTACAGATGCTTTCCGTCTTTATCGACACCTTGCTGATTTGTACGGCAACAGCGATGATGTGTCTTTGCTCGGGGATTCCTATTACGAAGGAAGCGGCCGGCGCCGTTTATGTGCAGCAGGCCCTGACCGTCGATTTTGGCTCTTTCGGTCCGCTCCTGGTTACGATTTGTATGGTGCTTTTTGCCTTCACGACTTTGATCGGCAATTTGTTCTACGTTGATAATTGTCTGACCTATTTACACCGCAGAGAACCGAGTAAGGAATTCATGTTTGCTTATCGCATTATTGCAACATTCATCATTTTCATCGGCGCCATTATGCCGATGGCCGCCGTCTGGGATGTGGCCGATATCTTCATGGCCGGTATGTGCTTGATCAATATCCCCGCATGCGCGCTTTTGGGCAAGACGGCAATTAAAGCTATGAAAAATTATGAAGAACAGAAAAAGGCGGGGAAGAATCCCGTGTTCAAGGCTGCCGATATCGGTCTCGATTCGAGAGAACTGGATTTCTGGAAATAAGCGAAACGAACCGGGCCGCTCAGGTGGCAAGATCTCCGGGAGATGCCGTTCTTTTTCTTGACAAAGGCGTCAATAGCATTTACAATTTGTCTATATACAAGGCTTTCCTTGTAATATTACAGGTAAAAGCGATGAAAAAGACGGTCAATACGAAGGGTCTTGACAGCGAGCCGGAGAGAGTGGGAGTCCGGTGAGGACCGGTGTTGACAGATCACTTTGAAGCTGCAGCCGCGGGACGGCTGCCGGTTTGCACCGTTATCGGCATCAAGTGGCTGCTGCGGCAGTCAATAGGGTGGTACCACGGTGACTGGCGTCTTCGTCCCTTGCGGGGCGAAGACGTTTTTTGTTTATGTTGAGGAGGAAGGAAAATGGATTACGGTAAGACCTTGCATTTGCCGGAAACGGATTTTCCCATGCGCGGCAATTTGCCGAAACGGGAACCTGATTTTTTGAAGTTCTGGCAGGAAAACAATATTTATGAAAAGCGTTTGAAAAAAAGAGAAGGGGCGCCGAAGTTTATCCTTCATGACGGCCCTCCATATGCCAACGGCAAACTCCATATCGGCCATGCGCTGAATAAAGTGCTGAAAGATGTCATTTTAAAATATAAAACACAAACGGGGCATTATACGAAATATATTCCCGGCTGGGATACGCATGGGTTGCCGATTGAGCATGCCGTTATTAAAGATACCGGGCTTAACCGACACGAAATGTCGCCTCTCGATCTGCGGAAACGATGCCATGACTATGCGTTGGAACGCGTTGCCGAGCAGAAGGCCGATTTTATCCGCTTTGGCGTGCTCGGTGATTGGGATCATCCGTACTTGACGCTTCTCAAACATGTCGAAGTAGCACAGATCGGCGTATTCGGCAAAATGGCCAAGAACGGCCACATCTACAAGGGGATGAAGGCCGTATACTGGTGTCCTCATTGTGAAACGGCGTTGGCAGAAGCGGAAATCGAATATAAAGAAGTCAAATCCTTCTCTCTTTACGTTCGCTTTAAGGCCGTTGACCTCGGTTGTCATGGGCCGCACGGTTTCGATTTGGATCATGTTTATGCGCTGATCTGGACGACAACGCCGTGGACGATTCCCGCCAATCGGGCCATTTGCGCTAATGAAGAAATTGAGTACGTTTGGGTCAACGTAGGCGGCGACGCCGTGCTGATGGCTAAAGAACTGGTTTCCTCAACACTGGCTGCGGCCAAGATTACGGATTACGTTGTCTTACCGGAGGTGATGACGGGCAAGCAGATTGAAGGCCTTGTCTTCCAGCATCCGTTCTATGGCGATCGTAAAGTTCCCGTCATTCTCGGCGCCCATGTCACACTCGAAAGCGGTACCGGTCTGGTACATACTGCGCCTGATCACGGCGCGGAAGACTTTGATGCCTGTAAGAAATATGCGGCTTGGGATTTGGGGCCCATCGGTACTGTCGGTCCCGACGGCCGGTACACGAAAGCCGTGCCGCAGTATGAAGGCCGCTTCGTCCTTGATGACGATACCCAGGTTCAGATTATCAAGGATTTGGCGCATTGCGGCGCGCTGTTTGCCAAAGCGACGCTGCGCCATCAGTATGCCCATTGTTGGCGCTGCAAAAATCCGATTATTTACCGGGCGACGGAGCAATGGTTTTCTTCCGTCGACGGATATCGGCAGAAAGCGCTGGCCGCCATTAATCAGGTAAAATGGATTCCGGACTGGGGGCATGACCGCATTTACAATATGATTCGCGACCGCGGCGACTGGTGCATTTCCCGCCAGCGCGTCTGGGGTGTGCCGATTCCTATTTT from the Megasphaera vaginalis (ex Bordigoni et al. 2020) genome contains:
- a CDS encoding iron-containing alcohol dehydrogenase family protein, which codes for MFSYEMPTKVFFGRDCLQHSGEAISALGHKAMLVTGRRSAKANGAQDAVQACLRNLEIDWCLFDEVESNPSIETVRRAANLAKAEACDVIIAIGGGSPMDAGKVIALLCTNTLDDERLFTGPYARPLPIVTVPTTAGTGSEVTKVGVLTNHCKGTKESVADPLLFPTLSYVDPSFTMSVSEKVTIDTAIDALSHAVEGYLSKRATPMSDVWAEEAMRFIGGHLTELKGKLPYSVREDLLYGSMLAGITIAQTGTTLVHGMGYQLTYYKDLSHGRANGLLLPAYMALMSETMPHKTERIWDILSLSGITDFRALMVDLMPEHVALTAAEIDAYVELTMRKTSVAVTAYPVTAAVVAELYKSLS
- a CDS encoding HD domain-containing protein; the encoded protein is MDTALLLKKVIAYDRGDARRIQHLLKVYAYADLLASLEGIDGRTKEILNTAAILHDIGIHQAEKQYGSAAGKFQEKTGPVEARKILTSLTDDAALIDRVCFLIGHHHTYTGVNGIDWQLLLEADFLVNAYEDGLTATGIMAAAERFFKSKSGLALLQDTFAI
- a CDS encoding NAD-dependent protein deacylase, giving the protein MTDIEKFCAMVKESDNIVFFGGAGVSTESGIPDFRSVDGLYNQHYKFRPETILSHTFYVHNKDEFFRFYHDKMLCLDARPNAAHLKLAELERAGKLKAVITQNIDGLHQKGGSKNVLELHGSVHRNYCEHCHKFFDAHYMKAADSVPVCNACGGPVKPDVVLYEEGLDNSVVEQALYYISHADMLIIGGTSLVVYPAAGFIRYYKGHKLVLINKSPTDFDTSADLVISDAIGNVFSQLVI
- a CDS encoding xanthine phosphoribosyltransferase, giving the protein MKELEEKILQDGTIIDNRILKVDNFLNQQIDVSLMLRMGQELAAKFRDCKIDKIVTIESSGIAVAMAVSIALGNVPVVFARKKASLLMNDGMYMTEIYSYTKEETYMASISKRFIAKGEDILLIDDFLASGTAALGLSHLVEAGGAHIAGIGIVIEKSFQPGRHLLEAAGFHVESLARIQCFENNRPVFARD
- a CDS encoding DUF3656 domain-containing U32 family peptidase, with translation MAELLAPAGSLSHVWTAINAGADAVYLGGKAFGARKFAHNLDHRELERAVETAHMFGVKVYVTVNIVIADTEREDLKAYLQYLDVIAVDGVIVQDLAVAALARDVAPALPLHGSTQMTIADLAGVRQLEALGFTQVVLARELSLPEISSICSQTKMAVEVFIHGASCMSYSGQCLMSSFMGGRSGNRGSCAQPCRLPFRLLRDDKAVTTKDVYLLSLKDLCAAAYIPDLVAAGVSSFKIEGRMKNNGYVRNTVFAYRRILDSCTLPERKRQEAVEEGLQLLRETFNRSYQADFLAYTVGRKTVTEGESGNRGMYAGVLLEWNEREGLAALTTELQAGDIVKVCHSDGRERIDEIKAVNPSKEKGSILEFRCRDLFPGDLYRLARQTDREQSAEALRQSIPLYCHLGTTADGRLVLTVWDEAGHSGEVYSAYVPEPAHKRPATRLWLKTQLDRLGDTVFSLADATIWDETMMIPSSVINELRRRAVELMKAEIRGEYKRPRSGQAVSLASPVSGEALEAMEVTVRCDTVAAVKAAAANGADRVIFGGESYHHRPFGIAEWREAAAAVRAYGCQLWASTPRIERQENAEAVSRELALAAACHIDGVYIGALGAMELLRQLRIDLPVNGDMYLNIFNATAAAYVAMGCTGLALSPELTLRQIGEIAAELAVPVEICVAGRQELMVTEYCPIAAFAGTGRKRSCPAVCMTGHFSLADRKGESFPLMTDQYCRTHILNGKELNIVPYYRDLQKMQAMRLRLEARGCSPQWVAATVRQYRKICDGTETMLFTKDDRHVTRGHFFHSIIGK
- a CDS encoding gamma carbonic anhydrase family protein, coding for MMAHILPFKGIYPTIHHTAVLADTAVIIGDVTLGPGVSIWPNAVIRGDFSAITVGAYTNIQDNVTVHSDIRTPHHIGDHVLIGHNAIIHGQSIGAGALIGMGAVLMSYSSIGENSIIGAGTIITQGKQIPADSLVYGNPFRIIRSVTEEEKEETRKEVEAYHQLSLQYPMWKGSW
- a CDS encoding endonuclease MutS2, which gives rise to MNNRSIRILGFYQIQNMLIQLAPSKVSKEIAKHLRPSSDADMVRTSLNDTEEALHCLQREGTAPFGGITEIRPALEKAKRSVTLEGYECVDIWLNLQRYGEIHRFFSEKREAYSQLAERAEGIADFTMLIHSFASVFDKDHQLRDNASPELLRLRNRINDLERQTKRYMNGVLNNKEYQKYFQDVLVTVRNNRYVVPIKQEYRHAFPGIVHDTSASGATLYVEPLAIVQANNDLQTARLGESREIERIFHRLTAAVAEEYEAIRTATQAVGQLEFAFAKAQLAVRMKAVRPEISPTGTVKLYQARHPLIDGDCVVPNTIFLGGDYRILLITGSNTGGKTVAMKTLGLIVLMHQAGLFIPGLDGSELPVFRNVFADIGDEQDIAQNLSTFSSHMKQLIYIINHSGPADLILADELGSGTDPAEGSAIAIAIMEALYEKGALVMVTTHYNDLKNYAYQTAGIENGHVEFDVETLRPTYKLRIGSAGSSHAFSISERLGMPLPVLAKARELRSRSQDVDMEAILTKLNAQSQQMDEEQQQLEQRLAAVRQLEAELRHEKDKAAEKRQDIIAASRREAMELKRSLRLESERIIRELKQQAREGGESDRAKAIDKARRAVQQISLPAEEKQRRDPVDMARLKVGQLVFINSLDGLGTVTECRGKKATVSVRGMTVRVTDKDISAPFLEELKQERRAEKKAAAESSFRPVRTVQVNTEINIIGKTGQEAIPLVERFLDQALSAGFSPVRIIHGKGSGALRRQIHDFLSEQPFVTRFAPEDSQNGGDGVTLVYF